The window GATTGTAGGGTGTTCCTCAATCATTGGGTCCAAAATGCTGTttggaccagtcagggtcaccactgtagcagggtCACTACAGTTATAGCTTGAGGTTGAAAGAAGACTCACACATcaagggagtgtaatcgacactgactttattgggctgcagcacTTCTTTTTATAGGCAGCCAGCCATGTCATCACTGGGATGTGCCTTGAGCGAGGCCGGCTGCTGATGGGTTGTCCTGGATGCGTGGGCCCGGATTGGAACCCCTGCGATCCACCAGTCAATCCAACCGCTATTCCAGTGGCCTATGGGAGCGGGAGTCTCATCCCGTGTGCTGTCTACCTGATCGTTGTGTTCGACGACTGTTCGCTGTGTTGGCCCGCAGAGTGGGCCGTGGGTCTCTACAGTAGTCTGTATTGGTTAAATTTTCAAAAGAATGGAAAAGTCAATTATCATTGCTTTCTGCTTCTTgaaaaagacagattttggtaattggtctgttcagaaagTCAGTTTTAATCTGCTTGCAAATTTGTCCCAGCCCTATCCAGTACTTGAACACAATTCTTCATTTCCAAAGCATTGACTTTTCTGAGGGCATAAGAtggatctttttttttccctgtagcTTTGGATACAATTTATTATCTCTTGTGCACCTTGTTGATCCAGCTTTGGTTGGTCAAGTGTGGCATATGATACTCATGATTCCAATAGAATTTAACCTTCACAACCTTCTTTCTCTCCTGTGTCGTTATTAACTGGGCTTTCCTGGTACATTCTTGATTTCCATAGTCTGTTGTCTTGTGTTATTAAATGATGACTTGTTCTCTTACAAAAAATGCATCTCCTCTTCCAACTTGACAAGGCTAAATCCTTTTTTCTTCAATAACTACTTTCTTTTCTTCCGCTTGGTTTTAAAAGTTCTATTTACAATTAACTCCCAATTCTTGTTAActgctctcttttttttcctttttgtcactttcaaaactgaagaatcatCAGATTCATTCCCATTTTTCTCAAATTCAGTTTTATTTCCAAGTGCAAAGTTAAAAACCTTTTGGTCACTGTTTTCTGGAATATCCAATATTTTCAAGTCCTTTGTCAGCATTTTGTACTCTGAAGTTAGTTCCACCATATTGTCAATGAAATGCTCCTTTATACCATCAGTGCAATTTTCTGTGTTGGCTTTTTTTAAACCACACTGCACGATTTCTTCATTAATCTTGTTTGCTGGTGCATCTGGACTACAAAAGCTACTTCCAGATTTGTTCCCAGACATTTATTTCATTCCTGCCCCGAATTGAGCTTTGCAGAAATAATCTCCAGCAGCATTTGCAGCATCTTCTAAAacttcattttcatccatttttaaaacaatttatttaaatttctgtACATGTATTAATATCCAAATTCAGAAAATAACAATCATCTATTTCAAATCAGTTATACATACTACATATTATGCCCCAATGAAATCCACCAAACCCCTTCCCCGAATAATAATTCCcataaaagaaaaagcaaaagaaattaaaaaaaaaagaaaaagatagaaattAGAATACAGAAaagtaaagaaaatgaaaaacaaacCTGGTTACCAAAATATCACCACCATTCACAAAACTTTGCCTTCTCAATATCATAATTTATTTATCCCAAGGAGTTAGCAAGGTTTCCTGAGGTTCAGGGAAAGCTCTTTATAAATTAATACCTATAGTACATAAGATTGGGCACCAAATTTTCCAAAaagtatcatatttattccttaaattatatgtaattttctcaaggggtgTACATCTATatatttctgcatgccatctttccattcttaaatgggaatctgatttccatgtcactgctatacattttcttgcaactgctattgcaattttcataaattccttttggataaaattcaacttCAATTTTAATCTTACCACCAAAATATTATTTGAATTCATTTTTGATGAAAACAATTCCTTCTTTACTGGTttagaatcttttgatttatttttgtcagCAAGATTTTCTAAGTACTCTTTGTATTCTTTCAGGGTTTGTTTGGCCATTATTGAGGTGTTCTGGAATGCCTGTCTTGAATGGTTGTTTCAATGGTTTGTTGAGTTTCACAACAGATATGATATTGTCACTTGTTGACTGCTTCGGAGCAATATCATTCTTTCTTCCTAATGGTCCAttgattgtccatccaagcatagTTATCTGCAATAGCCCCAGaaagaccatttgtcaataccaagGCTTCAGCACTcttttcatctgcttctttccttgTCACTAGTTccttttccatattcttcttttcctggaGGGTATGTAGTATTTTGGGATGCTTTCAAATACATATGTTGCCGCTGAGTCACTCCTCGCACATTTTGctaatgtgtcctttacacagacagccaaacatactccattttccttcaaagAAGCGATTTTCTCATTAGGCGTCTTCCTTTCCATCTGTGCACACTTTTCCAAATCATGTTTATCATTACAGAACAAATATATCTTTACAACGATGTGCAGTAAATTCACCAAAATCAATTTACTGATGGAAAATTCAGTTATGTCAATTCTCTAATGAAGTAAATCACCAACCAAAAAGTTACCTCAAAATACTCAGAAAGTTAACCATAACCTTGAAGCTGGCTTTTACTAGGAGACACTCAAAGAATGGGTAAACAATATCAACTGGCTGCTTGCAAAATATGCTTGCAAGTCTTTTTAATTCGTACACATACTGTAGCTCACAAAGTACTTGTGATACAATGTAAGAAAATGTAACAACCAATGTGTGCATGAGAGTCCCCAAGTAACAATGTGATTATAGATAACTAATctgtttctttaaaatattggttTTGGGAAATAAATATTAACTACTCTGCCAAAGTAATGCCAAAGGGAGAGATTGCTGGGCTCCAGAAGAGATTTTTACATCTTTGATGAACAGACGTGGTGACAGGAGGATGGCAGGTATGGTCTCCCTTTTTAAGAGGGGAGTTGGGAAAAGCCTGCTAATTACAAATGTGTGAGTCTAACAACAGTAGTAGAGAGgttattggaaaaaaaactgaAGGATAGACTTAATGATCATTTGGAAATCAAGGACTGATCAGAGATAGCTTGCGTGCTTCGTCAAGGGCAAATGTCAGGTAACTCTGGCTGAATATTTGAGGTGGTAACAAACTGTGCTGATGAGGGCAGTGCCATAGAAGTGATTTCCAAGGAATTTAACAAAGGCTTCAACAAGTTACCAGATGGAAGACCAGCTCAAAAAGTTATAGCCTATGTGACTGAGGATCCAAAATTGCTTTGGCAAAAGGAGATGGTAGAGAGCTGTTTTTGTGGCTGAATGCTTGACTCAGATCAGTGCTTGGATCCTTCCTGTTTTTAATATATGCGAATGAATTGGAAGTGTCTGTAGGATGGATGATCTGTAAGGCCAAGGATGACATGAAGCTTGATGGAATTGTTAACAGCATGGAGGACTATCATTGGCTAGAAGGGGATATTAATAAATTGGTGAAATGAGCTGAGAAATGGTAGGTGGAGTTTAATCCTGGTTAATGTGAGGAGATATATTTTGAGAGTACTAATGAGGCCAAGGAAGCATTTAGAAATACACGAACCTCAGCATACAAGTCCAAAGATCCTTGAAGGTGGCAGAAGGGGTGAAAAAAGATGGCCTTCATTAGTCTGGGTTGATCCCCTATAAATCTTTTTACCCCTTAAAGAGATTTAGAGGGGATCTAAAAGGGAGTTTTTTTTCACCTAATGAGTGGTGAGTACCTGGAAATCATTGCTGGAGAGACTGGTGAAAGCAGTGTCTCAACGAGCATCACATAAGGCAACAGTCAAGTTCTGGAAGGTAGGATTAACATGGATGGCAATGATCAACATGGTCAAATATCCTGTTTTCATGCAGTATGACTGAATCTATATCTTTATTTGGGACCTTTGCCTTCTGCTTGATCGAAGccatattttcattttaatatctCATCCAAAAGTTGACATCACTGACAGCGTAGTAAATCCCTTTCTACTGCCCTCGAGAATCAGTTCAGAGTTTTATCCTGAGGTTTGGAGTGCAACTTGGACCGAATTGCCAATGTGGAGCCAAGATTCGGTCAGTTGAATCACCTAAAATTTCTGTCACTTCTACAGAACTTGCATCACTTGAGAGATCTTTACCTACCCTCCCCTTTCAGTGACTCACTTTTTCATCTACACCAAACACTTTTTCTCACATAGATGCAATGTCTTCTCTTTTGCCTCGTCCTTCCTACCACCCAGTGGCCCTTTCAGGTAAAACAAATGATTAATTCTTACTTCTTCCAATCTAGTGTCATAATGTGGTCTCTCTTATAATGAAGAATCCAAATGCAGACCATGACGTCCTTGTGGAGCATTTTCATTTAGTCCTCATGAGTGATATGAGCTTCCATTTGCCTTGCCCTTTAATTTTCCACTCAACTTTCAATCAGAAATATGTCCCTTTAAACTATATGTCCAATAAAAGCCATTTTAGATGGAAGACCAATGCACTCAAAGATTATGTGAGCAAAAAAGCTTGAAATTTTTGTTGATAATTCTGTAGTTTAAAATTTTGAGTtacaaattattttaattaacCTTTGTTTTCATTTTCCAGAACTGTATGTACTTTAAATTAACTCAAAATGCCTGGAAGAAGCGATGTTAATAATCCTGAAAATCAATTATGAACTAGAATTTATAATCATTTACGCAGATGCAAGTTCTGAAGGGATCAAATGTTAAATGAGATAAATAAGTGTTCATGAATAAAATAGTGAAATGTGGTACAAGTGAATCCTGTGCTATTCCTAAGAATCCTGGATTGTGCAGAGATTGGCAAGGCTGCAGAtcatttgtttatttctttgtaCCAGGAGCGAAGAGAAGCAAGCAGACACTATTAAAGTGCCAGggtcccaggtttgaatccagagttgtctgtaaggagttgtatgttctccctgtaacgtgtgggttttccccgggtggcAGTTTCATTCAACgttccaaaacgtatggggttatAAGTTAATTTGGTGGCACAGATTTCAATGACTGGAGTTGGCTTTTACTGTATTGTAAATAAATGTCTCTTGCAGCATCTTACTGAGAGTGATGGAGAATTATTACTGCCTCGTGCCCCATACTGTGATCCATGGAAGTCCAAAGCAATAATCTAGTGGATCTATTGATTGTGAAACAGATAGTGAAGCAAGGAAGAGTACGTTAGTcaatttgcggatgacatgaaggttggaggaggtgtggataGTCTAGAGGGTTGCCAGAGATTACAGAGGGACCTTAATAGGATGCAGACCTAGGTTGATAAATGGTAGATGGCATTTAATCCAGAAAGGTATTAAGTAGTTTAAGTTGGTATGTCATAATCCTTTAGTGTttttgagtaaaatgaaaaataaaaatagacgattgttaaactggagtttaattttgcaagaatataatttaattataACTCATATTACAGGCAAAGATATAATTGTTGATTGTCTTTTAGATGTTATATTTGCAATGTTGctgaaaaaaatgttatttttctgtGTTATATCATATAAATTAGAATGTGATTTCTGCAAGAAAAAATGTagattacaatttaaaattttgtTCTAAAAAAGATCAATTTTTCTCCTTTGGAAGGAGGTGTTACAAAATTCAACATGTTAGAAcagggggaataaaaggtggaggagctgCATTGGTTATtggagagaacattacagcagtgctgtggcagaatggtttggtgggatcatccagcgaggaattgaggaatggcagaggcatgaatacattaatgtgggtgttatagaccaccaaatgggctgaaggaattagaggaacaaatttgtaaggagattgtgtatatgtgtaataaacataaggtggtagttgtgggagatttaACCACATTAACTTGTATAGACACAACTAATTCTGATTTAATCAAGCATATTTCCACATTAAAGTTCCTGTTTAGTTATTTGTAGACTAAAGCTAATACAGGGTTCCAAAGGTCAGAATATTTCAGAGTCCTGGGTTAATAAAGGATGAAAATAATGTGTTCGATTACACAGTTCTTATCAAAGAATGTGAATTACCACTCCGTTGGGGATGCTAATAAGAAGACTGGAGTTCTACTAATGCATGAATGGCTGGGAATTTTAATCTAGTTTTTTTGCCCAACACTGAGATACAAGTGGTTACTCATGAGGAATTAAAGATTTAGAACAATCACAGCATTTTTCAGGGGTCAGGACACAAAGAGCCATTATAGTTTCCGTGAAGGCTGCTGTTTACCAATCGGTGCAGTGAGGAATAAGAACAACCAACAGGCGAGACCTCAACTCCTAACATTGTGCATTAATTAAACTGCAAAATGAATCTTTCGGCTCATTGTGCAATCTGATGAATATAATTAGGCATGTGATTGACGATTGGCTTCTTTGTTCCCAGTGAGAAGAGAGTCCTTCACTGGGTGGCCTTTTACCTATCAGTCTCTGATAGGATGGACAGATTTTAAACAACTTGGCATACTTTGGGATCAAGCTTCTTTTTCTAGCCTTTGAATTTGAAGAAAACACTCAAAAAAGGTGAAATTTGTTTCCAAAGGGGAGCAGAGAATGGCGGAACAAAACTCCTGTTCGGTTGAAACTGATAAAACAATAATGAGTGTACATCAACCAGAAGTGGTCGATATTGAGGCGGTCACAAGAGATAATGTTCCATTAATGGAAGAAAAAATCCTAACAGGTGTGGGAGGCAACTTTCTTTCACCTGAAGATGTTACATCCAGTGAAGGACCAAAATCAATCAGAGAAGAAAGTAATTCACCTTCAAGAGAGATCATTACAAGTGGCAAGACCATTACAAGCACTGAGGAATCGATTCCATGCACAGGAGAAACCATTTCACAGAGTGAAGAGAATAGTTCAACATTAGAAATCATCCCACGTACTGAAGAATCTCGTTCAGCTATCAAACAAGTTATTTTAACTGCTAAGGAAACCTGTTTATCTTCAGAATTGGCCTTGCCATCTGTCCAGCAAATTCATTCTACTGCAGATGAGACCATGTCTTTTCACAACCAAACCAATGTTCCGAGAGAACAGACTGTTGTTACTCCACAGAAAACAATTATATCAACCGAGAAAATACATCAGCCCTCAGAGGAAACAATCTTAGCTACAGAAAATGTTACATCATTCACATCAGGAACTGTTATTCCTGAAGTAATATCTATTCAGAGTTTGGGTCCAGAATTTGAAATAATATCTTCAAGTTCTATgatagaagaagaaataatacCACAGAGCAGTCCATTGGAAAACTCGACTGATGGTGAACTAAGTGAAGCAGGTAAAAGAGATCACAGTATTTATCTTTTGTTTTTTTGAGTTTTAGTTCATTGTTTATACTTTTGTTTTTCAATGAAAATATTTGAAATTATAGCATTTTCACTGTGTGAAGAGTAGTAATTATCAGTGAATGACATTGTATTTAGAAACTGTTTCTTTCTTACCTAGATTAAATAATTCAAATTTAAGACAAATCCACTATCTTAATGCAAACTAGTTCAACAACCAGTTAAAATAATTCGCACTTTTGGACAGAGTGAGCTGGAATATATTCCAACCAACTATCTTCTGTTTTCAAAGAAACACTAAACATTTTTTATGTGGCAAATTTAGACTGGTTATACgcaggttcacgagaatgttgacaggatttcagggtctgaattacagggaaaggttgtgcagactggggcttttttctctggagcgtagaagattgagaggggacttgatagaggtatttaagattttaaaagggacagacagagtcaatgtggataggctttttcaattaagaaagggggagattcaaactagaggacatggtttaagattgaagggggaaaattataaggggaacatgaggggaaatttcttcacgcagagggtggtggggatgtggaatgagcttccggcagacgtggtcgaggcgggatcattggttacatttaaggaaagactagatagttacatggataggagaggactggaggggtatggaccgggtactggtcagtgggactaggagggtggggatttgctacggcatggactagtagggccgaactggcctgttctgtgctgtaagtggttacatggttatatgggtatggaccgggtgctggtcagtgggactaggagggtggggatttgctacggcatggactagtggggccgaactggcctgttctgtgctgtaagtggttatatggttatatactgCCATACtacaataaatgttttttttaaaaaaaagcactatGAATACAAACATCAGAAAAGGAATTTATTCCCCTTCTTATTACAAAATTGTGTAGTATCACATTAATTGCCTGTTGTATACCCTGTCAATTATTTTGTTTAATCAAATGATGTAGATGGTGAAGCAATACTTCCCATTTTGTGCTTCTGTACAAGATGAATACCCATTCCAATATATACTTGCAAAAAATGAACCAAATTTTAAAACTAAAATTCTCATTTCTTTGATCGATATTTATGTATCTCGCACATAAAAGATTAGATTAGATTGTGccaagtgtgacagattatgttatattttatattgtatatagatatgctttataggagataaattgtgggaggtttttttaagtgtaggccatatacaaacacttcagaacaaatctcatttaaaatgctggagctctgctcaagccagacagtccaggctccgggtgcctttgcaaaaactttgaagaatgcctataaggatttcacaagtaggtgttaattggacatactgtggagtaatggactattgttttggaaagcaacagatgaacaactcagaagattgggtccattGCCACAGTCTGagtacagtttgctgttctaagagggtcatgtggtttttctctgactgggggtggggtgggggggggggggtggtgaagagagagaattcagttctatagttcaCAACCAAACCAATGTTCCTAGAGAACATTGCCAGCTTGTggagaaaccccattttgaagacaggttgtaagttcttaattcagcctggttaaaacccttgtggtccatacaaaaggagaggactggctgcataatgtttcacttgaaataagagaaacaaaaaggaattctgtggtgacctgaaaaaaaggggTTAttatcctgatggggcaagttt of the Narcine bancroftii isolate sNarBan1 chromosome 4, sNarBan1.hap1, whole genome shotgun sequence genome contains:
- the LOC138762119 gene encoding uncharacterized protein isoform X4: MAEQNSCSVETDKTIMSVHQPEVVDIEAVTRDNVPLMEEKILTGVGGNFLSPEDVTSSEGPKSIREESNSPSREIITSGKTITSTEESIPCTGETISQSEENSSTLEIIPRTEESRSAIKQVILTAKETCLSSELALPSVQQIHSTADETMSFHNQTNVPREQTVVTPQKTIISTEKIHQPSEETILATENVTSFTSGTVIPEVISIQSLGPEFEIISSSSMIEEEIIPQSSPLENSTDGELSEAAEQGILLPPEAAFEKEGEADRNVRNNRTNKNDDDMEADEEIYLEEFQQRNDLEPPSTSPLLSCQPESPTNTECAEEQLRSSKRSEITKHSYSRNLTWVHLNKYE
- the LOC138762119 gene encoding ermin-like isoform X1, translated to MAEQNSCSVETDKTIMSVHQPEVVDIEAVTRDNVPLMEEKILTGVGGNFLSPEDVTSSEGPKSIREESNSPSREIITSGKTITSTEESIPCTGETISQSEENSSTLEIIPRTEESRSAIKQVILTAKETCLSSELALPSVQQIHSTADETMSFHNQTNVPREQTVVTPQKTIISTEKIHQPSEETILATENVTSFTSGTVIPEVISIQSLGPEFEIISSSSMIEEEIIPQSSPLENSTDGELSEAAEQGILLPPEAAFEKEGEADRNVRNNRTNKNDDDMEADEEIYLEEFQQRNDLEPPSTSPLLSCQPESPTNTECAEEQLRSSKRSEITKHSYSRYNTVSYRKIKKGITKQRIDEFESMLQTN
- the LOC138762119 gene encoding uncharacterized protein isoform X3, which codes for MAEQNSCSVETDKTIMSVHQPEVVDIEAVTRDNVPLMEEKILTGVGGNFLSPEDVTSSEGPKSIREESNSPSREIITSGKTITSTEESIPCTGETISQSEENSSTLEIIPRTEESRSAIKQVILTAKETCLSSELALPSVQQIHSTADETMSFHNQTNVPREQTVVTPQKTIISTEKIHQPSEETILATENVTSFTSGTVIPEVISIQSLGPEFEIISSSSMIEEEIIPQSSPLENSTDGELSEAAEQGILLPPEAAFEKEGEADRNVRNNRTNKNDDDMEADEEIYLEEFQQRNDLEPPSTSPLLSCQPESPTNTECAEEQLRSSKRSEITKHSYSRIQDVLQTPSLLVPRDIMPCLL
- the LOC138762119 gene encoding ermin-like isoform X2; the encoded protein is MAEQNSCSVETDKTIMSVHQPEVVDIEAVTRDNVPLMEEKILTGVGGNFLSPEDVTSSEGPKSIREESNSPSREIITSGKTITSTEESIPCTGETISQSEENSSTLEIIPRTEESRSAIKQVILTAKETCLSSELALPSVQQIHSTADETMSFHNQTNVPREQTVVTPQKTIISTEKIHQPSEETILATENVTSFTSGTVIPEVISIQSLGPEFEIISSSSMIEEEIIPQSSPLENSTDGELSEAEQGILLPPEAAFEKEGEADRNVRNNRTNKNDDDMEADEEIYLEEFQQRNDLEPPSTSPLLSCQPESPTNTECAEEQLRSSKRSEITKHSYSRYNTVSYRKIKKGITKQRIDEFESMLQTN
- the LOC138762119 gene encoding uncharacterized protein isoform X5 produces the protein MAEQNSCSVETDKTIMSVHQPEVVDIEAVTRDNVPLMEEKILTGVGGNFLSPEDVTSSEGPKSIREESNSPSREIITSGKTITSTEESIPCTGETISQSEENSSTLEIIPRTEESRSAIKQVILTAKETCLSSELALPSVQQIHSTADETMSFHNQTNVPREQTVVTPQKTIISTEKIHQPSEETILATENVTSFTSGTVIPEVISIQSLGPEFEIISSSSMIEEEIIPQSSPLENSTDGELSEAAEQGILLPPEAAFEKEGEADRNVRNNRTNKNDDDMEADEEIYLEEFQQRNDLEPPSTSPLLSCQPESPTNTECAEEQLRSSKRSEITKHSYSRNYHMMQ